In Streptomyces alboniger, the following are encoded in one genomic region:
- a CDS encoding helix-turn-helix transcriptional regulator yields MGVRLMVVDDHRLLAEALASALKLRGHRVLAAAAPAAGAAELVISRAPEVCLLGTATPAEPGMFDPVVKIKRERPQVAVLVLGPVPSPRGIAAAFAAGASGYVRHDERIEGVERAIMKARAGEAAVAPQLLQGAFGELLNPAAQPDDEGQRLLQMLTPREVEVLVRVADGEDTRLIAAGMGIAPSTARTHVQRVLMKLGVGSRLEAAALAARTGLLDRAERPASVYSEGAENAENAENAENAENAENRDTRAGPDSPR; encoded by the coding sequence ATGGGTGTGCGGCTCATGGTGGTCGACGACCACCGACTGCTCGCCGAGGCGCTCGCCTCGGCGCTGAAGCTGCGCGGGCACCGCGTGCTGGCCGCGGCGGCGCCCGCGGCGGGAGCGGCCGAGCTGGTGATCAGCAGGGCGCCGGAGGTGTGCCTGCTGGGTACGGCCACACCTGCCGAGCCGGGCATGTTCGACCCGGTGGTGAAGATCAAGCGGGAGCGCCCGCAGGTGGCGGTCCTGGTGCTCGGCCCGGTGCCGAGCCCGCGCGGGATCGCCGCGGCGTTCGCCGCCGGTGCCTCCGGGTACGTACGCCATGACGAGCGCATCGAAGGAGTGGAGCGCGCCATCATGAAGGCGCGCGCGGGGGAGGCCGCCGTGGCGCCCCAGCTGCTGCAAGGGGCCTTCGGCGAACTGCTGAATCCGGCCGCGCAGCCCGACGACGAGGGGCAGCGCCTGTTGCAGATGCTCACGCCCCGCGAGGTCGAGGTCCTGGTGCGGGTGGCGGACGGCGAGGACACCCGGCTGATCGCGGCGGGGATGGGGATAGCCCCGAGCACGGCGCGTACGCACGTGCAGCGGGTCCTGATGAAGCTGGGGGTCGGCTCGCGCCTTGAGGCCGCCGCGCTCGCCGCGCGCACGGGCCTGCTGGACCGCGCCGAGCGGCCCGCGTCGGTGTACTCCGAGGGTGCTGAGAACGCCGAGAACGCCGAGAACGCCGAGAACGCCGAGAACGCCGAGAACAGGGACACGCGGGCGGGGCCCGACTCACCGCGGTGA
- a CDS encoding PQQ-binding-like beta-propeller repeat protein, whose protein sequence is MTQPPQPPQQPPNEPPQGGFGAPQDPPPGGFGAPQDPPPGGFGKAPDPSYGYPQQPPAPQTPPPAAPPAPPGPPPQTQPPAGQPTYGYPQAPQAPQAPQGYGYPTQPAQPQYQQPGYPQGYQQPPTMPMQPQPGGTGSGGGKKFSGQMAIIVAAVVAIALIVGGGVWYASSKDDDSKNTAQGSDSKGGGKKGKGGGGGDAPAGQGPAKEKAPADPTAKVVMQLPQPAVPKDQIWQATGSLLTDDTYAKSGINELNGYDPDTGKEKWSLPLSGQTCAMSRETTKDGIAAIITEEAKRNKKGDYQQCTNVSAVDLKSGKKLWTESIETNGMKATFKEVTISGTTIAAGAGTSNGGAAWDVTGKSLWKPKVGQCQDVGYAGGDQLVAVRKCGSYGDEKLKIQLLDPKTGDDKWTYPLAAGIDNAKIISTNPVVFGQDTTEITSSGVTDVFSLGSNGKLRAKISLEDGKYDHDCGVNVVHDCTSITVGNDRLYVPTRQHDGSGESYNRTNEIVSFSLATGKSTSDRAVAGDNGEIFPLRMDGGNVIAYKAHGYQKGAQIVSLDGKTMKETKLLETPSSETVTDAISGMVPESNELLYANGHLFMGKELLSRPYSKDDKKFVALGFVAK, encoded by the coding sequence ATGACCCAGCCGCCCCAGCCCCCGCAGCAGCCACCGAACGAGCCCCCGCAGGGCGGCTTCGGCGCGCCCCAGGACCCCCCGCCCGGCGGTTTCGGCGCCCCGCAGGACCCTCCGCCCGGAGGCTTCGGCAAGGCCCCGGACCCGTCCTACGGCTACCCGCAGCAGCCGCCGGCCCCGCAGACGCCGCCGCCCGCCGCGCCCCCGGCCCCTCCGGGCCCGCCGCCGCAGACGCAGCCGCCCGCGGGCCAGCCGACCTACGGCTACCCGCAGGCGCCTCAGGCACCCCAGGCCCCGCAGGGCTACGGCTACCCGACCCAGCCCGCCCAGCCGCAGTACCAGCAGCCCGGGTACCCGCAGGGCTACCAGCAGCCGCCGACCATGCCGATGCAGCCGCAGCCCGGCGGCACCGGTTCCGGCGGCGGCAAGAAGTTCAGCGGCCAGATGGCGATCATCGTCGCGGCGGTCGTCGCGATCGCGCTGATCGTCGGCGGCGGCGTCTGGTACGCCTCGTCCAAGGACGACGACTCCAAGAACACCGCGCAGGGCTCCGACAGCAAGGGCGGCGGCAAGAAGGGCAAGGGCGGCGGGGGCGGCGACGCCCCGGCGGGCCAGGGTCCGGCCAAGGAGAAGGCCCCGGCCGACCCCACGGCCAAGGTCGTCATGCAGCTGCCCCAGCCCGCGGTCCCCAAGGACCAGATCTGGCAGGCCACGGGGTCGCTGCTGACCGACGACACCTACGCCAAGTCGGGCATCAACGAACTGAACGGCTACGACCCGGACACCGGCAAGGAGAAGTGGTCGCTCCCGCTCTCCGGTCAGACCTGCGCGATGTCGCGGGAGACCACCAAGGACGGCATCGCGGCGATCATCACCGAAGAGGCCAAGCGGAACAAGAAGGGTGACTACCAACAGTGCACCAACGTCTCCGCCGTTGACCTGAAGTCCGGCAAGAAGCTCTGGACCGAGAGCATCGAGACGAACGGCATGAAGGCGACCTTCAAGGAGGTCACCATCTCCGGTACGACGATCGCCGCCGGCGCGGGCACCAGCAACGGCGGCGCCGCCTGGGACGTCACCGGCAAGTCCCTGTGGAAGCCGAAGGTCGGCCAGTGCCAGGACGTCGGCTACGCCGGCGGCGACCAGCTGGTCGCGGTCCGCAAGTGCGGTTCGTACGGTGACGAGAAGCTGAAGATCCAGCTCCTCGACCCGAAGACCGGCGACGACAAGTGGACGTACCCGCTGGCCGCCGGCATCGACAACGCCAAGATCATCTCGACGAACCCGGTCGTCTTCGGCCAGGACACCACCGAGATCACCTCGAGCGGCGTCACCGACGTCTTCTCCCTCGGCAGCAACGGCAAGCTGCGCGCCAAGATCTCGCTGGAGGACGGCAAGTACGACCACGACTGCGGCGTCAACGTGGTCCACGACTGCACGTCGATCACGGTCGGCAACGACCGGCTGTACGTCCCGACCCGCCAGCACGACGGCAGCGGCGAGAGCTACAACCGGACGAACGAGATCGTCTCCTTCTCGCTGGCCACCGGAAAGTCGACCAGCGACCGCGCCGTCGCGGGCGACAACGGCGAGATCTTCCCGCTCCGCATGGACGGCGGCAACGTCATCGCGTACAAGGCCCACGGCTACCAGAAGGGCGCCCAGATCGTCTCGCTCGACGGCAAGACGATGAAGGAGACCAAGCTTCTGGAGACCCCGTCGTCCGAGACCGTGACCGACGCGATCAGCGGCATGGTCCCGGAGTCGAACGAACTGCTCTACGCCAACGGGCACCTGTTCATGGGCAAGGAGCTGCTCAGCAGGCCCTACTCGAAGGACGACAAGAAGTTCGTGGCGCTCGGTTTCGTCGCGAAGTAG
- a CDS encoding PQQ-binding-like beta-propeller repeat protein, whose translation MTQPPNQPPHGGFGAPQDPPPGQPPQQPPGQPQPQPGYGYPQTPPAAGNPYAQPAQPGPYASQPQQPGPYGQPQQPGPYAQPGPYGSQPQQPGPYASQPQYGYPQQPPTQPQFPAGPGAPGGGNGKRKKLLVIGAAAVAALLVAGGVTWAVVGGDDEGKKKSEAKNKDPKPSATAPSSPGPDEDDATEGEEDLNEGRQAGEAKVLWYKEAPKVPGSGGDAPGMWIDGDTVVKAAYKELYAYNAETGKTAWPAIKFPQKICAATKTATDDGKIVVAFKDGTKSTAKCNQIQVVDLKTGDRGWGKPVKEEGAFDFSMQSQLVLIGDVLMVGRDQSGTALRMSDGKKLYVADKKEEGTCFPSGFAGGDGKLLMSLSCGAAGPKEHDELQQLDPKTGKALWTKKFPKGWQVRKVYGTSPTIVYLRNEDKKQWNISVLKGNSDETRSEVSSKDNFAPQCGTSIINDQLDGCLGVASDDKYLYLPTDDTGANSIVAISLATGKEAWRTKSPLEETMLPLKVENGELVAYVEPSYDAGGRVVSIPTSGSHKPKTLLQHPAGTSKIESGFYSKDVDYVDGRFYISTTSITGSSIGDGKLMLAYGK comes from the coding sequence ATGACTCAGCCGCCCAACCAGCCGCCGCACGGCGGTTTCGGAGCTCCGCAGGATCCACCGCCGGGGCAGCCGCCCCAGCAGCCACCGGGGCAGCCGCAGCCGCAGCCCGGCTACGGCTATCCGCAGACGCCGCCCGCGGCCGGCAACCCGTACGCGCAGCCGGCCCAGCCCGGCCCCTACGCGAGCCAGCCGCAGCAGCCGGGCCCCTACGGTCAGCCCCAGCAGCCGGGCCCGTACGCGCAACCCGGTCCCTACGGCTCCCAGCCCCAGCAGCCCGGCCCCTACGCGAGCCAGCCGCAGTACGGCTACCCCCAGCAGCCGCCCACGCAGCCGCAGTTCCCGGCGGGACCCGGTGCGCCCGGCGGCGGCAACGGCAAGCGCAAGAAGCTTCTGGTGATCGGCGCCGCGGCCGTGGCCGCACTGCTCGTCGCGGGCGGTGTCACCTGGGCCGTCGTCGGCGGTGACGACGAGGGCAAGAAGAAGTCCGAGGCGAAGAACAAGGACCCCAAGCCCTCCGCCACCGCCCCGTCGAGCCCGGGCCCCGACGAGGACGACGCCACCGAGGGCGAGGAGGACCTCAACGAAGGCCGTCAGGCCGGCGAGGCGAAGGTCCTCTGGTACAAGGAGGCGCCCAAGGTGCCCGGTTCCGGCGGCGACGCCCCGGGCATGTGGATCGACGGCGACACCGTGGTCAAGGCCGCGTACAAGGAGCTGTACGCGTACAACGCCGAGACCGGCAAGACCGCGTGGCCCGCCATCAAGTTCCCGCAGAAGATCTGCGCCGCGACGAAGACGGCCACTGACGACGGCAAGATCGTCGTCGCGTTCAAGGACGGCACCAAGAGCACCGCCAAGTGCAACCAGATCCAGGTCGTCGACCTGAAGACCGGTGACAGGGGCTGGGGCAAGCCGGTCAAGGAGGAGGGCGCTTTCGACTTCTCCATGCAGAGTCAGCTCGTCCTCATCGGTGACGTGCTCATGGTGGGCCGCGACCAGTCCGGTACCGCGCTGCGCATGAGCGACGGCAAGAAGCTGTACGTAGCGGACAAGAAGGAAGAGGGCACCTGCTTCCCCAGCGGGTTCGCCGGCGGTGACGGCAAGCTTCTGATGTCGCTGTCCTGCGGCGCGGCCGGTCCCAAGGAGCACGACGAGCTCCAGCAGCTCGACCCGAAGACCGGCAAGGCCCTGTGGACCAAGAAGTTCCCCAAGGGCTGGCAGGTCCGCAAGGTCTACGGGACGAGCCCGACGATCGTGTACCTCCGTAACGAGGACAAGAAGCAGTGGAACATCTCGGTGCTGAAGGGGAACAGCGACGAGACCCGCTCCGAGGTCAGCAGCAAGGACAACTTCGCTCCCCAGTGCGGCACTTCGATCATCAACGACCAGCTGGACGGCTGTCTCGGTGTGGCGTCCGACGACAAGTACCTCTACCTGCCGACCGACGACACGGGCGCCAACTCGATCGTCGCGATCAGCCTGGCCACCGGCAAGGAGGCCTGGCGCACCAAGTCGCCGCTGGAGGAGACGATGCTCCCGCTGAAGGTCGAGAACGGTGAGCTGGTCGCGTACGTCGAACCGTCGTACGACGCCGGCGGCCGCGTCGTCTCCATCCCCACGTCCGGCTCGCACAAGCCCAAGACCCTGCTCCAGCACCCGGCGGGCACATCGAAGATCGAGAGCGGCTTCTACTCGAAGGACGTCGACTACGTGGACGGGCGCTTCTACATCTCGACCACCAGCATCACGGGCAGCTCCATCGGCGACGGGAAGCTGATGCTGGCCTACGGCAAGTGA
- a CDS encoding ABC-F family ATP-binding cassette domain-containing protein yields MAVNLVNVEAVSKVYGTRALLDGVSLGVSEGDRIGVVGRNGDGKTTLIRMLAKLEEADTGRVTHNGGLRLGVLTQHDSLDPAATVRHEVIGDLADHEWAGSAKIRDVLTGLFGGLDLPGFPQGLDTVIGPLSGGERRRIALAKLLIAEQDLIVLDEPTNHLDVEGIAWLAEHLRTRRSALVCVTHDRWFLDQVCTRMWDVQKGSVFEYEGGYSDYVFARAERERIAATEETKRQNLMRKELAWLRRGAPARTSKPKFRIEAANELIADVPPPRDTSELMKFATTRLGKTVFDLEDVSVQAGPKLLLKHLTWQLGPGDRIGLVGVNGAGKTSLLRAMADAARSQGDVQPAGGKVVVGKTVKLAYLSQEVAELKPTLRVLEAVQQVRERVDLGKGREMTAGQLCETFGFNKEKQWTPVGDLSGGERRRLQLLRLLMDEPNVLFLDEPTNDLDIETLTQLEDVLDGWPGSMVVISHDRFFVERTTDKVFALLGDATMRMLPRGIDEYLERRRRMAETASASAPAAPAPAQTAVTGSSKDVRAAKKELQKIERQIDKISEKETKLHTQIADNATDFEKVAKWDAELRELTAEREALEMRWLELAEDA; encoded by the coding sequence ATGGCCGTCAATCTGGTCAATGTCGAGGCAGTCAGCAAGGTGTACGGCACCCGTGCCCTGCTCGACGGCGTCTCACTCGGCGTGTCCGAGGGGGACAGGATCGGTGTCGTGGGGCGCAACGGTGACGGGAAGACCACCCTGATCCGGATGCTCGCCAAGCTGGAGGAGGCCGACACCGGGCGCGTCACGCACAACGGCGGGCTGCGGCTCGGCGTGCTGACCCAGCACGACTCGCTGGATCCCGCCGCCACCGTCCGGCACGAGGTCATCGGTGATCTCGCCGACCACGAGTGGGCGGGCAGCGCCAAGATCAGGGACGTGCTGACCGGCCTCTTCGGCGGCCTCGACCTGCCGGGCTTCCCGCAGGGGCTCGACACCGTCATCGGCCCGCTCTCCGGTGGCGAGCGGCGCCGCATCGCGCTCGCCAAGCTGCTCATCGCCGAGCAGGACCTGATCGTGCTGGACGAGCCGACCAACCACCTCGACGTGGAGGGCATCGCCTGGCTCGCCGAGCACCTGCGGACGCGGCGCTCGGCGCTGGTGTGCGTGACGCACGACCGGTGGTTCCTCGACCAGGTGTGCACGCGCATGTGGGACGTGCAGAAGGGCTCCGTCTTCGAGTACGAGGGCGGGTACTCCGACTACGTCTTCGCCCGCGCCGAGCGTGAGCGCATCGCCGCCACCGAGGAGACCAAGCGGCAGAACCTGATGCGCAAGGAGCTGGCCTGGCTGCGGCGCGGCGCCCCGGCCCGCACCAGCAAGCCGAAGTTCCGCATCGAGGCCGCCAACGAACTGATCGCGGACGTGCCGCCGCCGCGGGACACCAGCGAGCTGATGAAGTTCGCGACGACGCGGCTCGGCAAAACGGTCTTCGACCTGGAGGACGTGTCCGTCCAGGCCGGCCCGAAGCTGCTGCTCAAGCATCTGACCTGGCAGCTCGGCCCCGGCGACCGCATCGGCCTGGTCGGTGTGAACGGCGCGGGCAAGACCTCGCTGCTGCGCGCCATGGCCGACGCGGCCCGCAGCCAGGGTGACGTACAGCCCGCGGGCGGCAAGGTCGTCGTGGGCAAGACCGTGAAGCTGGCCTACCTCTCGCAGGAGGTCGCCGAACTGAAGCCGACGCTGCGGGTGCTGGAGGCCGTGCAGCAGGTGCGCGAGCGCGTCGACCTCGGCAAGGGCCGGGAGATGACCGCGGGGCAGCTCTGCGAGACGTTCGGGTTCAACAAGGAGAAGCAGTGGACGCCGGTCGGCGACCTCTCCGGTGGCGAGCGGCGCAGGTTGCAGCTGCTGCGGCTGCTGATGGACGAGCCGAACGTCCTCTTCCTCGACGAGCCGACGAACGACCTCGACATCGAGACGCTCACGCAGCTGGAGGACGTCCTCGACGGATGGCCCGGCTCCATGGTCGTGATCTCCCACGACCGGTTCTTCGTCGAGCGGACGACGGACAAGGTGTTCGCCCTCCTCGGTGACGCCACCATGCGGATGCTGCCGCGCGGCATCGACGAGTACCTGGAGCGGCGCCGGCGGATGGCCGAGACCGCCTCCGCCTCGGCACCGGCGGCGCCCGCCCCCGCGCAGACCGCCGTGACGGGGTCGTCCAAGGACGTCCGCGCGGCGAAGAAGGAACTCCAGAAGATCGAGCGGCAGATTGACAAGATCTCCGAGAAGGAGACCAAGCTCCACACCCAGATCGCCGATAACGCCACGGACTTCGAGAAAGTGGCCAAATGGGACGCCGAGCTGCGTGAACTGACCGCTGAGCGCGAGGCGTTGGAGATGCGCTGGCTGGAGCTGGCGGAGGACGCGTAG
- a CDS encoding acyltransferase family protein: MGSSVRELAEKTPAGRDRYIDLLRVASLGTVVLGHWLMAAVTVGDDGRAEVGNLLAVVPELQLLTWALQIMPVFFFVGGFAHALSYRSLSRGAGGGSVYSAFLRARLQRLLRPTMVFIGVWGALALVLQLGGQGGGLLDVALRLVAQPLWFIGIYLAMVALTPPLLRLHERWGWGAFGALVAAAAAVDVARFTFDVPYVEFLNFAFVWLAVHQLGFLRADGKLRLPYALAGAGLTGASLLVALGPYPLSMVGMPGERVSNMAPPTFALLCHGMWLVGAVELLRAPASRWLARPRVWRGVVAANGISMTAFLWHLTAMLGVYGTLLALDVPLPEPASAGWWAQVPLRMAVAAALTAALVAAFRRFERPGATGEPGPAGTASGPTAALGVTLCLFGVLGLSMVGFGGLLEGRTAMLVAVHVTAPAAVAMALAGWVLVERAGRSRAGDYA; this comes from the coding sequence ATGGGATCAAGCGTTCGCGAACTGGCCGAGAAGACGCCCGCCGGGCGTGACCGGTACATCGACCTGCTGCGGGTCGCCTCGCTGGGCACGGTCGTCCTCGGGCACTGGCTGATGGCGGCCGTGACCGTCGGCGACGACGGCCGCGCCGAGGTCGGCAACCTCCTCGCCGTCGTACCGGAGCTGCAACTCCTCACCTGGGCCTTGCAGATCATGCCGGTGTTCTTCTTCGTCGGCGGCTTCGCGCACGCGCTGTCGTACCGCTCGTTGAGCCGGGGGGCCGGGGGCGGCTCCGTCTACTCCGCCTTCTTGCGGGCACGGCTCCAGCGGCTGCTGCGGCCCACGATGGTGTTCATAGGCGTGTGGGGCGCGCTCGCCCTGGTCCTCCAACTGGGCGGCCAAGGAGGCGGGTTGCTCGACGTGGCGCTGCGGCTCGTCGCCCAGCCGCTGTGGTTCATCGGCATCTATCTGGCGATGGTCGCCCTCACGCCCCCGCTGCTGCGGCTGCACGAGCGATGGGGGTGGGGCGCGTTCGGCGCGCTGGTGGCGGCCGCAGCCGCGGTGGACGTCGCGCGCTTCACCTTCGACGTGCCGTACGTGGAGTTCCTGAACTTCGCCTTCGTCTGGCTCGCGGTGCACCAGCTGGGCTTCCTGCGGGCGGACGGCAAGCTGCGACTGCCGTACGCCCTGGCGGGCGCAGGCCTCACGGGAGCCTCGCTCCTGGTCGCCCTCGGCCCCTATCCCCTCTCCATGGTCGGCATGCCCGGCGAACGCGTCTCGAACATGGCACCGCCCACCTTCGCCCTGCTCTGCCACGGCATGTGGCTGGTCGGCGCGGTGGAACTGCTGCGCGCCCCGGCGAGCCGGTGGCTGGCGCGGCCCCGAGTCTGGCGCGGCGTGGTGGCGGCCAACGGCATCTCCATGACGGCGTTCCTGTGGCACCTGACGGCGATGCTCGGGGTGTACGGGACCCTGCTCGCCCTCGACGTCCCGCTGCCCGAGCCCGCGAGCGCCGGGTGGTGGGCGCAGGTGCCGCTGCGGATGGCGGTGGCCGCGGCCCTGACGGCGGCGCTCGTGGCGGCCTTCCGCCGCTTCGAGCGGCCGGGCGCGACGGGAGAGCCCGGCCCCGCGGGAACGGCCTCGGGCCCGACGGCGGCACTCGGCGTCACGCTCTGCCTCTTCGGGGTGCTCGGCCTGTCGATGGTCGGCTTCGGCGGCCTGCTGGAGGGGCGCACGGCGATGCTGGTCGCCGTCCATGTGACGGCTCCGGCGGCGGTGGCGATGGCCCTTGCCGGGTGGGTGCTGGTGGAGCGGGCGGGGCGCTCCCGCGCGGGCGACTACGCTTGA
- a CDS encoding 4-(cytidine 5'-diphospho)-2-C-methyl-D-erythritol kinase — MSATVTVRVPAKVNVQLAVGAARSDGFHDLANVFLAVGLYDEVTVTAADELRVTCEGPGADQVPLDRTNLAARAAELLAARYGIPPRVHLHIAKGIPVAGGMAGGSADGAGALVACDALWGTQASREELLDICAELGSDVPFSLVGGAALGTGRGEKLQPLEVGGTFHWVFAVADGGLSTPAVYREFDRLTPDAPAPEASPALLEALRTGDTEALAATATNDLQPAALSLFPSLADTLAAGTAAGALAALVSGSGPTTAFLTADAASAHKVADALTASGTCRTARVATSPARGAQVLTPG; from the coding sequence GTGAGCGCGACCGTGACCGTCCGGGTCCCCGCGAAGGTCAACGTCCAGCTCGCGGTGGGCGCCGCCCGCTCCGACGGTTTCCACGACCTCGCCAATGTCTTCCTCGCCGTGGGCCTCTACGACGAGGTCACGGTCACGGCCGCCGACGAGCTGCGGGTGACCTGCGAGGGGCCCGGAGCCGATCAAGTACCCCTGGACCGTACGAACCTGGCCGCCCGCGCCGCCGAACTGCTCGCCGCGCGGTACGGCATCCCGCCCCGCGTCCACCTCCACATCGCCAAGGGCATCCCCGTCGCCGGGGGCATGGCGGGCGGCAGCGCGGACGGGGCGGGCGCGCTCGTGGCGTGCGACGCGCTGTGGGGGACGCAGGCGTCCCGCGAGGAACTGCTCGACATCTGCGCCGAGTTGGGCAGCGATGTGCCGTTCAGCCTGGTGGGCGGCGCCGCGCTCGGCACGGGGCGCGGCGAGAAGCTTCAGCCGCTGGAGGTCGGCGGCACCTTCCACTGGGTGTTCGCCGTCGCCGACGGCGGGCTCTCCACGCCCGCCGTGTACCGCGAGTTCGACCGGCTGACCCCGGACGCGCCCGCCCCCGAGGCTTCCCCCGCGCTCCTCGAAGCCCTGCGCACGGGCGACACAGAGGCGCTCGCCGCGACGGCCACCAACGACCTCCAGCCCGCCGCCCTCTCCCTCTTCCCCTCCCTCGCCGACACCCTCGCGGCCGGCACGGCGGCGGGCGCCCTGGCCGCGCTGGTCTCCGGGTCCGGGCCGACGACGGCGTTCCTCACGGCCGACGCCGCGTCCGCGCACAAGGTGGCCGACGCGCTGACGGCCTCGGGGACGTGCCGCACGGCGCGGGTGGCGACCTCCCCGGCGCGGGGCGCGCAGGTACTCACTCCCGGATGA
- the rsmA gene encoding 16S rRNA (adenine(1518)-N(6)/adenine(1519)-N(6))-dimethyltransferase RsmA gives MSTEHGALLGPADIRELAAALGVRPTKQRGQNFVIDANTVRRIVRTAEVGPDDVVVEVGPGLGSLTLALLETAAHVTAVEIDDVLAGALPATIEARLPQKAGSFALVHSDAMLVRELPGPAPTALVANLPYNVAVPVLLHMLDTFPTIERTLVMVQAEVADRLAAAPGSKVYGVPSVKANWYADVKRAGSIGRNVFWPAPNVDSGLVSLVRRAEPVKTSASKREVFAVVDAAFAQRRKTLRAALSGWAGSAAAAEAALVAAGVSPQARGEALTVEEFARIAEHKEAGA, from the coding sequence GTGAGCACTGAGCACGGCGCCCTCCTCGGCCCCGCCGACATCCGCGAACTGGCCGCTGCCCTGGGCGTACGCCCCACCAAGCAGCGCGGCCAGAACTTCGTCATCGACGCCAACACCGTCCGCCGCATCGTCCGCACCGCGGAGGTCGGCCCGGACGACGTCGTCGTCGAGGTCGGGCCCGGCCTCGGGTCCCTGACCCTGGCCCTGCTGGAGACCGCCGCGCACGTCACCGCCGTCGAGATCGACGACGTACTCGCCGGCGCGCTGCCCGCGACCATCGAGGCCCGCCTGCCGCAGAAGGCAGGCTCCTTCGCGCTGGTGCACAGTGACGCCATGCTCGTGCGCGAGCTGCCGGGCCCCGCCCCGACCGCGCTGGTGGCGAACCTCCCGTACAACGTCGCCGTACCCGTCCTGCTGCACATGCTCGACACCTTCCCGACCATCGAGCGCACGCTCGTGATGGTCCAGGCCGAGGTCGCCGACCGGCTCGCCGCCGCCCCCGGCTCGAAGGTGTACGGAGTCCCGTCCGTGAAGGCCAACTGGTACGCGGACGTGAAGCGCGCCGGGTCGATCGGCCGCAACGTCTTCTGGCCCGCTCCGAACGTCGACTCCGGGCTCGTCTCCCTGGTGCGCCGCGCCGAGCCGGTGAAGACCAGCGCCTCCAAGCGCGAGGTCTTCGCCGTCGTCGACGCCGCCTTCGCCCAGCGCAGGAAGACGCTGCGGGCCGCCCTGTCCGGCTGGGCGGGATCCGCGGCCGCCGCGGAGGCCGCCCTGGTCGCCGCCGGGGTCTCGCCGCAGGCGCGCGGCGAGGCGCTGACCGTGGAGGAGTTCGCCCGCATCGCGGAGCACAAGGAGGCGGGCGCGTGA